From one Conyzicola nivalis genomic stretch:
- the glgX gene encoding glycogen debranching protein GlgX, with product MTVWPGSAYPLGATYDGNGTNFALFSESAQKIELCLFDDDHNETRYELTEVDANVWHGYLPQVQPGQRYGYRVHGDYDPEKGDRSNPNKLLLDPYAKATTGVIDWDPSVFPYNFGDPLSRNDDDSAAHTMLGVVINPYFDWAGDRHPRTPYSDTFIYEAHVKGLTKLHPGIPEDQRGSYGGVAHPIMIEHYQKLGVTAVELMPVHQFINDSALQEKGLNNYWGYNTIGFFAPHSGYASNGELGQQVQEFKGMVRSLHDAGIEVILDVVYNHTAEGNHLGPMLSMRGIDDKAYYRHVDGSPEYYMDYTGTGNSLNVGHPHTLQLIMDSLRYWVTEMHVDGFRFDLASTLAREFYDVDKLSTFFELVQQDPIVSQVKLIAEPWDVGPGGYQVGNFPPQWTEWNGKYRDTVRDFWKGEPSTLGEFAERLTGSADLYEQSGRRPVASINFVTAHDGFTLADLVSYNEKHNDANGEDNNDGESHNRSYNFGVEGPTDESQVLEMRARQQRNFLTTLLISQGVPMLLHGDEIGRTQGGNNNGYAQDNEISWIHWDKADLPLMEFVAAIAHLRKDHPTFRRSRFFDGRPVRREEGAPLPDIGWLAPDGRAMAPEDWDSGFGRSIGVFLNGDGIRGKDMRGEPIVDVHFLILLNAHTEAVEFTLPEDEYASAWEIVVDTAGAGVSTEPRSAGDTVTAQAVSALILRQSSGPEPETDNSVAASLIALTGTSSPINAPARPVVE from the coding sequence TTGACTGTCTGGCCCGGATCTGCCTACCCGCTCGGCGCAACCTATGACGGAAACGGAACGAACTTCGCACTATTCAGCGAATCCGCCCAGAAGATCGAACTCTGCCTCTTCGACGATGACCACAACGAGACCAGGTACGAACTGACCGAGGTCGACGCGAACGTCTGGCACGGCTATCTTCCGCAGGTGCAGCCCGGCCAGCGTTACGGCTACCGCGTGCACGGCGACTACGACCCCGAGAAGGGCGACCGCAGCAACCCAAACAAGCTGCTGCTCGACCCGTACGCCAAGGCGACGACCGGCGTCATCGACTGGGACCCCAGCGTCTTCCCGTACAACTTCGGCGACCCGCTCTCGCGCAACGACGACGACTCGGCCGCGCACACGATGCTCGGCGTCGTCATCAACCCCTACTTCGACTGGGCCGGCGACCGCCACCCGCGCACGCCGTACAGCGACACGTTCATCTACGAGGCGCACGTCAAGGGACTCACCAAGCTGCACCCGGGAATCCCCGAAGACCAGCGCGGCAGCTACGGCGGCGTCGCTCACCCGATCATGATCGAGCACTACCAGAAGCTCGGCGTCACCGCGGTGGAGCTGATGCCCGTGCACCAGTTCATCAACGACTCCGCGCTGCAGGAGAAGGGCCTCAACAACTACTGGGGCTACAACACCATCGGCTTCTTCGCGCCGCACTCGGGTTACGCCTCCAACGGCGAACTCGGCCAGCAGGTGCAGGAGTTCAAGGGCATGGTGCGCTCGCTGCACGACGCCGGCATCGAGGTCATCCTCGACGTGGTGTACAACCACACCGCCGAGGGCAACCACCTCGGCCCGATGCTCTCGATGCGCGGCATCGACGACAAGGCGTACTACCGCCACGTCGACGGCAGCCCCGAGTACTACATGGACTACACGGGCACCGGCAACTCGCTCAACGTGGGCCACCCGCACACCCTCCAGCTCATCATGGACAGCCTGCGCTACTGGGTGACCGAGATGCACGTCGACGGCTTCCGTTTCGACCTCGCCTCCACCCTCGCCCGCGAGTTCTACGACGTCGACAAGCTCTCGACCTTCTTCGAGCTCGTGCAGCAGGACCCGATCGTCTCGCAGGTCAAGCTCATAGCCGAGCCGTGGGATGTCGGCCCTGGCGGCTACCAGGTGGGCAACTTCCCGCCCCAGTGGACGGAGTGGAACGGAAAGTACCGCGACACCGTCCGCGATTTCTGGAAGGGCGAGCCGTCGACGCTCGGCGAGTTCGCGGAGCGGCTCACCGGTAGCGCCGACCTCTACGAGCAGTCGGGTCGTCGCCCGGTCGCATCCATCAACTTCGTCACCGCGCACGACGGCTTCACGCTCGCCGACCTCGTGTCGTACAACGAGAAGCACAACGACGCCAACGGCGAAGACAACAACGACGGCGAATCGCACAACCGCTCGTACAATTTCGGCGTCGAGGGCCCGACGGATGAGTCGCAGGTGCTCGAAATGCGTGCCAGGCAGCAACGCAACTTCCTCACCACGCTGCTGATCTCCCAGGGCGTGCCGATGCTGCTGCACGGCGACGAGATCGGCCGCACCCAGGGCGGCAACAACAACGGCTACGCCCAGGACAACGAGATCAGCTGGATCCACTGGGACAAGGCCGACCTCCCCCTGATGGAGTTCGTGGCGGCGATCGCGCACCTGCGCAAGGACCACCCGACGTTCCGCCGCAGCCGCTTCTTCGACGGACGCCCCGTGCGTCGCGAGGAGGGCGCACCGCTGCCCGACATCGGCTGGCTCGCGCCCGACGGCCGGGCCATGGCGCCCGAGGACTGGGACTCCGGCTTCGGTCGCTCGATCGGCGTGTTCCTCAACGGCGACGGCATCCGCGGCAAGGACATGCGCGGCGAGCCCATCGTCGACGTGCACTTCCTCATCCTGCTCAACGCGCACACCGAGGCCGTCGAGTTCACGCTGCCGGAAGACGAGTACGCCTCCGCGTGGGAGATCGTGGTGGACACGGCGGGTGCCGGTGTCTCGACCGAGCCTCGCAGCGCCGGCGACACGGTTACCGCCCAGGCGGTGTCCGCGCTGATCCTCCGCCAGTCGTCCGGTCCCGAGCCCGAGACCGACAACTCGGTGGCGGCCTCGCTCATCGCCCTGACCGGCACGAGCAGCCCGATCAACGCCCCCGCACGACCGGTCGTCGAGTAA
- a CDS encoding DUF1697 domain-containing protein, protein MNRYVALLRGINVGTAKPIAMADLRACIEALGHSNARTLLRSGNVVFDSAEPVDARSLETAIATATGVSAPVVLVDDARFRQIVAANPLAEVSVDPSRALVYFLSGPVAGGPADDTGRGRPSDTDLLPERLAFGEHAIYQWCPDGISQSKVPAKYFLSLGVTATGRNLRTVEKIVALLDTP, encoded by the coding sequence GTGAACCGTTATGTCGCGCTGCTCAGGGGCATCAATGTGGGCACCGCGAAGCCCATCGCGATGGCCGATCTACGCGCCTGCATCGAGGCCCTCGGGCACTCCAACGCGCGCACGCTGCTCCGCAGCGGCAATGTCGTCTTCGACAGTGCCGAGCCGGTCGACGCCCGTTCGCTCGAGACGGCGATCGCGACCGCTACGGGCGTGTCGGCCCCCGTTGTGCTCGTCGACGACGCGCGGTTCCGCCAGATCGTGGCCGCGAACCCGTTGGCCGAGGTGTCGGTCGATCCGTCGCGGGCGCTGGTCTACTTTTTAAGCGGTCCCGTTGCCGGCGGCCCCGCGGATGACACGGGCCGCGGCCGCCCGTCCGACACCGATCTTCTTCCCGAACGCCTGGCCTTCGGCGAGCACGCGATCTACCAGTGGTGTCCCGACGGCATCTCGCAGTCGAAGGTGCCGGCGAAATACTTTCTGAGCCTCGGCGTGACCGCGACCGGACGCAATCTGCGCACGGTCGAGAAGATCGTGGCGCTGCTCGACACGCCCTAG
- a CDS encoding response regulator, whose product MTAPVRLYLLDDHEIVRRGLIDLLSEESDFAVVGESGVATGAAAAILESGATVAILDGRLPDGSGIDVCRDVKSADPSIRCLILTSFDDDEAVLAAVLAGADGYLLKEVRATSLVDAIRSVAAGTTLLDPTVTERVLDRVRSPGAAASPLGLLTPRETEILALIAEGMSNREIAGALFLAEKTVKNNVSGILSKLGMQRRTQAAVLGAEWLPKRDR is encoded by the coding sequence GTGACCGCCCCCGTCCGCCTCTACCTGCTCGACGACCACGAGATCGTGCGTCGAGGCCTCATCGACCTGCTCTCGGAAGAGAGCGACTTCGCCGTCGTCGGCGAGAGCGGAGTCGCCACGGGCGCGGCCGCGGCGATCCTCGAGTCGGGCGCGACCGTCGCGATCCTCGACGGACGCCTCCCCGACGGCAGCGGCATCGACGTGTGCCGCGACGTGAAGTCGGCGGATCCGAGCATCCGGTGCCTCATCCTTACCTCGTTCGACGACGACGAGGCCGTGCTCGCCGCGGTACTCGCCGGCGCCGACGGATACCTGTTGAAAGAGGTGCGGGCCACCAGCCTCGTCGACGCGATCCGCTCGGTCGCCGCGGGCACCACGCTGCTCGACCCGACCGTCACCGAGCGGGTGCTCGACCGGGTGCGCTCCCCCGGCGCTGCAGCGTCGCCCCTCGGCCTGCTGACGCCCCGCGAGACCGAGATCCTCGCCCTCATCGCCGAGGGCATGTCGAACCGCGAGATCGCGGGCGCGCTCTTCCTCGCGGAGAAGACAGTGAAAAACAACGTGAGCGGCATCCTGTCGAAGCTCGGGATGCAGCGTCGAACGCAGGCCGCTGTGCTCGGCGCCGAGTGGCTCCCGAAGCGCGACCGCTAG
- a CDS encoding DivIVA domain-containing protein, with amino-acid sequence MPTSDSVLEARFTVTKFREGYEQAAVAGFLARAGAALAAWENTSAAPALTADEVLALRFATVKFDNGFDQDEVDDLLARVAAALREYEATAAARATARASVAEPVEAPPADLVHSSLLADKTFTTTRFRTGYSIVGVDGFLAAARELIATYETTGEPSVPAPFASADVVNVRFTPTSWRRGYEQNEVGELLTGIIATLAYYERVAAAR; translated from the coding sequence ATGCCCACCTCCGACTCCGTTCTCGAAGCCCGGTTCACCGTCACGAAATTCCGCGAGGGTTACGAGCAGGCCGCCGTCGCCGGCTTTCTCGCCCGGGCGGGCGCCGCGCTCGCCGCGTGGGAGAACACGTCGGCTGCGCCCGCGCTGACGGCCGACGAGGTGCTCGCCCTGCGGTTCGCGACCGTCAAGTTCGACAACGGTTTCGACCAGGACGAGGTGGACGACCTGCTCGCCCGTGTCGCTGCCGCGCTGCGCGAGTACGAGGCCACGGCCGCCGCACGTGCCACGGCACGTGCCTCGGTCGCCGAGCCCGTCGAAGCGCCGCCCGCCGATCTGGTGCACTCGTCGTTGCTCGCCGACAAGACCTTCACCACCACGAGATTCCGCACGGGGTACTCGATCGTCGGTGTCGACGGCTTTCTCGCCGCGGCGCGCGAGTTGATCGCCACCTACGAGACCACGGGCGAGCCGTCGGTACCGGCGCCCTTTGCGTCTGCCGACGTGGTCAATGTGCGATTTACTCCCACCTCGTGGCGCCGCGGCTACGAGCAGAACGAGGTCGGCGAGCTGCTCACCGGCATCATCGCGACCTTGGCCTACTACGAGCGGGTAGCGGCCGCCCGCTGA